A genomic region of Kineococcus endophyticus contains the following coding sequences:
- the nrdI gene encoding class Ib ribonucleoside-diphosphate reductase assembly flavoprotein NrdI, with translation MSPGVVYFSSVSGNTHRFVDKLQLDRPALRIPLHARDEHLTVTEPYVLIVPTYGGGNGAGAVPKQVIRFLNDPANRALVRGVVGAGNTNFGEHYALAGDIIAAKCQVPHLYRFELFGTPDDVRRVRDGLDSL, from the coding sequence GTGAGTCCCGGCGTCGTCTACTTCTCGAGCGTCTCCGGCAACACCCACCGCTTCGTGGACAAGCTCCAGCTCGACCGCCCCGCCCTGCGCATTCCGCTCCACGCCCGGGACGAGCACCTCACCGTCACGGAGCCGTACGTCCTCATCGTCCCGACGTACGGCGGCGGCAACGGGGCGGGTGCGGTCCCCAAGCAGGTGATCCGCTTCCTCAACGACCCCGCCAACCGTGCGCTCGTGCGCGGTGTCGTCGGGGCCGGCAACACCAACTTCGGCGAGCACTACGCACTGGCCGGCGACATCATCGCCGCCAAGTGCCAGGTGCCCCACCTGTACCGCTTCGAACTCTTCGGGACGCCCGACGACGTGCGCCGCGTCCGCGATGGATTGGACTCGCTGTGA
- the nrdE gene encoding class 1b ribonucleoside-diphosphate reductase subunit alpha, whose amino-acid sequence MLNLWDDEGKIQFGADVEAARQYFLQHVIPRTRRFESFEARLLHMVEEGYYEQHVLDQYSPEFVRTLTDRAHAAKFRFATFLGAFKFYTSYALKSFDGKEYLENFEDRAVMTALTLAVGDEALATAIVDEVIAGRFQPATPTFLNAGKGSRGELVSCFLLRIEDDMESIGRGINSALQLSKRGGGVALLLSNIREYGAPIKKIQNQSSGVIPVMKLLEDSFSYANQLGARQGAGAVYLSAHHPDILRFLDTKRENADEKIRIKTLSLGVVVPDITFELAKNNEPMHLFSPYDVERVYGKPFGDVAVSEHYREMVADDRIRKTQISAREFFQTLAELQFESGYPYIVFEDTVNRANPIAGRINMSNLCSEILQVNTPSHLAEDLTYAEVGKDISCNLGSLNIALAMDGGDLGQSVETAIRALTAVSVASDIQSVPSVAHGNSRSHAIGLGQMNLHGYLARERVHYGSPESIDFTNVYFAAVLFHALRASNEIAIERGETFEGFENSKYADGTFFDAYVTEDFLPTTPRVAELFAQAGVALPTREDWAGLKASVVEHGIFNQNLQAVPPTGSISYINNSTSSIHPIASKIEIRKEGKLGRVYYPAPFMTNDNLEYYEDAYEIGPEKIIDVYAAATRHVDQGMSLTLFFKDTATTRDINRAQIYAWRKGIKTIYYIRIRQMALEGTEVEGCVSCML is encoded by the coding sequence ATGCTCAACCTCTGGGACGACGAGGGGAAGATCCAGTTCGGGGCGGACGTCGAGGCCGCGCGGCAGTACTTCCTGCAGCACGTCATCCCGCGCACGCGCCGCTTCGAGAGCTTCGAGGCCCGGCTGCTGCACATGGTCGAGGAGGGGTACTACGAGCAGCACGTCCTCGACCAGTACTCGCCGGAGTTCGTCCGGACGCTGACCGACCGTGCGCACGCGGCGAAGTTCCGCTTCGCCACGTTCCTGGGGGCCTTCAAGTTCTACACGAGCTACGCGCTCAAGAGCTTCGACGGCAAGGAGTACCTCGAGAACTTCGAGGACCGCGCCGTCATGACGGCCCTGACCCTGGCGGTGGGGGACGAGGCCCTCGCGACGGCCATCGTCGACGAGGTCATCGCGGGCCGGTTCCAGCCGGCCACGCCGACGTTCCTCAATGCTGGCAAGGGGTCGCGCGGCGAGCTCGTCTCGTGCTTCCTGCTGCGCATCGAGGACGACATGGAGTCCATCGGGCGCGGCATCAACTCCGCCCTGCAGCTGTCCAAGCGCGGCGGCGGCGTCGCCCTGCTGCTGAGCAACATCCGTGAGTACGGCGCGCCGATCAAGAAGATCCAGAACCAGTCCTCCGGGGTCATCCCCGTGATGAAGCTCCTCGAGGACTCCTTCTCCTACGCCAACCAGCTCGGGGCCCGTCAGGGCGCCGGTGCGGTGTACCTGTCGGCGCACCACCCGGACATCCTGCGCTTCCTGGACACCAAGCGGGAGAACGCGGACGAGAAGATCCGCATCAAGACGCTGAGCCTGGGCGTCGTCGTCCCGGACATCACCTTCGAGCTCGCCAAGAACAACGAGCCGATGCACCTGTTCTCCCCGTACGACGTCGAGCGCGTGTACGGCAAGCCGTTCGGCGACGTCGCGGTGTCCGAGCACTACCGCGAGATGGTGGCCGACGACCGGATCCGCAAGACGCAGATCTCGGCTCGCGAGTTCTTCCAGACGCTCGCCGAGCTGCAGTTCGAGTCGGGCTACCCGTACATCGTCTTCGAGGACACGGTGAACCGGGCCAACCCGATCGCCGGGCGCATCAACATGTCCAACCTGTGCTCGGAGATCCTGCAGGTCAACACCCCGAGCCACCTCGCCGAGGACCTCACCTACGCCGAGGTCGGCAAGGACATCTCCTGCAACCTCGGTTCGCTCAACATCGCCCTGGCGATGGACGGCGGCGACCTCGGCCAGAGCGTGGAGACCGCGATCCGCGCCCTGACCGCCGTGTCGGTGGCCAGCGACATCCAGTCCGTCCCCTCGGTGGCGCACGGGAACTCCCGGTCGCACGCCATCGGCCTGGGGCAGATGAACCTGCACGGCTACCTGGCCCGCGAGCGGGTGCACTACGGCAGCCCGGAGAGCATCGACTTCACGAACGTCTACTTCGCGGCGGTCCTGTTCCACGCCCTGCGCGCGAGCAACGAGATCGCCATCGAGCGGGGCGAGACGTTCGAGGGCTTCGAGAACTCGAAGTACGCCGACGGCACCTTCTTCGACGCGTACGTCACCGAGGACTTCCTGCCCACGACCCCGCGCGTGGCCGAGCTCTTCGCCCAGGCCGGCGTCGCGCTGCCGACCCGTGAGGACTGGGCCGGGCTGAAGGCGTCCGTCGTCGAGCACGGGATCTTCAACCAGAACCTGCAGGCGGTCCCGCCGACGGGGTCGATCAGCTACATCAACAACTCGACCTCCTCGATCCACCCGATCGCCTCCAAGATCGAGATCCGCAAGGAGGGCAAGCTCGGCCGCGTCTACTACCCGGCGCCGTTCATGACGAACGACAACCTGGAGTACTACGAGGACGCGTACGAGATCGGCCCCGAGAAGATCATCGACGTGTACGCCGCCGCGACGCGGCACGTCGACCAGGGCATGTCGCTGACCCTGTTCTTCAAGGACACCGCCACGACGCGCGACATCAACCGCGCGCAGATCTACGCGTGGCGCAAGGGCATCAAGACGATCTACTACATCCGCATCCGGCAGATGGCCCTCGAGGGCACCGAGGTCGAGGGCTGCGTCAGCTGCATGCTCTGA
- the nrdH gene encoding glutaredoxin-like protein NrdH: MSITVYSTPSCVQCKATYRALDRKGLAYDVVDVTVDADALALVRSLGYVQAPVVVAGEDHWSGFRPDRIDALAKAAVSV; this comes from the coding sequence ATGAGCATCACCGTCTACAGCACGCCGTCCTGCGTGCAGTGCAAGGCGACCTACCGCGCGCTCGACCGCAAGGGTCTGGCCTACGACGTCGTCGACGTGACCGTCGACGCCGACGCCCTCGCGCTGGTCCGCTCGCTCGGCTACGTCCAGGCCCCCGTCGTCGTCGCCGGCGAGGACCACTGGTCGGGCTTCCGCCCTGACCGCATCGACGCGCTGGCCAAGGCCGCCGTCTCCGTCTGA